CCCAAACGGATTTTTTTGATAGGGCGAAGTACTTGAGGAATTCAAGAATAATAGGTGGCATGAAGTGTCCATCCTCCAGTTGGCTGAGACTCGGTTGCATTGAATTGGTAGGGATATATCGGTGCCGAGGGAGGATCATCTTGAACAAAACGGAAAAAAGCGTTCATACCTGATGCTTGACGGAGGAATTCAGACAGCGGATGGCGATCTTCGCCTTTAAACTCTTACCCCCTGAATTCTTTCCTTGGTATTCAGATAGTCCCGCATGGCCTCGATGGTTTCGTCAGGCGCACTCAGGTGAGGGCAGTGGCCGGTGGCTTTGAGCAGGCGCAGGGTGGATTGAGGCATCACGCGATGCAGATAGCGCCCCACGCTTTCAGGTGCGATGCAGTCCTCGGAGCATTGCATGATGAGGGAGGGAACTTTGAGCTGCGGCAAATCCCTGCGGTTATCCGAAAGAAAGGTGACGTGCGCAAAGTGTTTGGCGATTTCCGGTTTGTTTCTGCAGAAGGTTTCAGTCAATTCCGCGGCGAGTTCGGGACGATCCTGATGGCCCATGATCAAAGGCGCCATGGCTCGGGCCCAGCTATCATAGTTGCTTTCCACGAGCTGCAGCATATCGCCGATCGCCTCAAAGGAAAAGCCACCCTGATAATCGCTCTCATTGAAGTAGCAGGGCGAGGGCCCGAGCAGAATCAACTGATCGAAGAGCTGCGGATCCTTGATGGCCGCTAGAATGCCTATCATGCAGCTGACCGAATGCCCGACGAAGATGCCGCCACGAATGTCGAGCTTCTGCCCCATTTCCACGATGTCATCGGCATAACCGTGAAGCGTGCTGTACTTGCTGCGATTGTATTGCGAAGTATCGGATTTTCCAGCGCCGACGTGATCGAAGAGTATCACTTCATAATCATCGTAGAAGGCCGGAGCCAAAAGGCGCCAGATGGTTTGATCACAGCCGTAGCCATGCGAGAACATCATGGCCTGGCTGCCTTGGCCCTGAATCGTGATATTGTTGCGTTCGATGATGTTCATGACTGTCCTCCAGGGGATTTCGGTAGTCTCAGCACAAAACGTGTATAGGGACTGCTGCTGTCGAGCCAAAGGTCGCCGTGATGATCAAGCGCCACAGCTTTGGAAATGCTGAGGCCCAGACCTGTTCCACTGCCTATGGGTTTGGTGGTGAAGAAGGGCAGGAAGAGTTTGTCATGATACTCGGGCGCTATGCCCCGGCCACTGTCGGTCACTTCGATATCCACGAACAGGTCCCGATCGAGAATTCCGATCTCGATCCATTTTTCCTCAAGAGCCTCCAGAGCCGAAAAAGCATTATTCAAAACATTCAGAAGGATCTGCAGGATTTCAACCGGGCGGCACCAGACCGTAAGGGCCGGATCAAACGCGGCGACGGTCAGCGTGATGCTATGCGACTGAAAACGGGCGGCACACAGTTCCAGGCAGTCGTCGATCAGCGTGCGCAGGGGCGTCGGCATAAAGGGATCGCTGTGGCCGTCGCGGGAAATGGCTCGAAGAGAACGGATGATGCTTGCGATCCGATCGGTGGTGTGACGAATATTCTCGGCGGTTTCGACCAGCCTTGGATTCGGGTTCGCCTCGGTGCGGACGAGGCGCAGAATCTGCCGCGAGCAAAGCTGAAGTATGGCCAGAGGATTATTGATCTCATGAGCGATTCCGCCGGCCATCTCGCCCAGAGCGGACATTTTGGAGGCAGCGACCATCTGGGCTCTTTGCTCATTGATGAGCAGTTCGTGTTCCTTTCTTTCCGTCAGATCCTGCTCGACGCGAATGAATTGGGTCCGCGCATCCGGGGCGAAATCCATGGCTTCGGCCGTGGCGAGCACCCAGACGCTTCGACCGTCAGGCCGCTGATAGCGATACTCGCAGCAGAAGGGCTGGCGCTCCTGCACAAAAGCCTGCCAGGCCTGGACGACCCGATCGCGATCCTCGGGATGCAGGGCACGCAGCCAGCCTTCGCCCAGAGCGCAGCGCAAACGGCACCCGCTGGTGTCGCTCCACACCTTATTGATATATGTGCAGCTGCCCACGGCATCGGCCAGAAAAAATCCGATCGGAGCCATGTCCATCAATCTGGTGAAAAAAATCGAGTTGTTCATCAGGGCTTTTTCCACCGCCTTGCGTTCGGTGATCTCAAAGCCGATGAAATGCAGATGT
This genomic stretch from Oligoflexus sp. harbors:
- a CDS encoding alpha/beta hydrolase — translated: MNIIERNNITIQGQGSQAMMFSHGYGCDQTIWRLLAPAFYDDYEVILFDHVGAGKSDTSQYNRSKYSTLHGYADDIVEMGQKLDIRGGIFVGHSVSCMIGILAAIKDPQLFDQLILLGPSPCYFNESDYQGGFSFEAIGDMLQLVESNYDSWARAMAPLIMGHQDRPELAAELTETFCRNKPEIAKHFAHVTFLSDNRRDLPQLKVPSLIMQCSEDCIAPESVGRYLHRVMPQSTLRLLKATGHCPHLSAPDETIEAMRDYLNTKERIQGVRV
- a CDS encoding PAS domain-containing sensor histidine kinase, whose product is MTAKLVNLIVQDELKHVREQQYALDQFALTAVLLPAGLFISTNDKLLRVAGYDRSELHHNPFHDFLAEEFRKLFTDHVLPLLNRGIPWRGELCHVARNQNLFWTESTIVPILDGTRTVTHLHFIGFEITERKAVEKALMNNSIFFTRLMDMAPIGFFLADAVGSCTYINKVWSDTSGCRLRCALGEGWLRALHPEDRDRVVQAWQAFVQERQPFCCEYRYQRPDGRSVWVLATAEAMDFAPDARTQFIRVEQDLTERKEHELLINEQRAQMVAASKMSALGEMAGGIAHEINNPLAILQLCSRQILRLVRTEANPNPRLVETAENIRHTTDRIASIIRSLRAISRDGHSDPFMPTPLRTLIDDCLELCAARFQSHSITLTVAAFDPALTVWCRPVEILQILLNVLNNAFSALEALEEKWIEIGILDRDLFVDIEVTDSGRGIAPEYHDKLFLPFFTTKPIGSGTGLGLSISKAVALDHHGDLWLDSSSPYTRFVLRLPKSPGGQS